The genomic interval AGGGGCTCTGCCTATCAATCAGCCTTGTTACAGCTGCCCAGAGAAtgcacagggaaaggaaaagactgTGGGGAGAGCCTGAGCAGGATGTTTGCAAACAACTGGTACGACCAAGATGACTATCACTAGTGCCAGGGTTTGGGGTGTTTGGCCTGCCCTTCCTGCATACAGCGATATGAcaatgccagcagcagcatgcaccCCCAAAGGGAGCTGGAAATCAGGGGCAATGGGAGGCAACTGATATCTTTTGGTTGGTTACTTAAATTACTTTATGTAATGCCAGAAACATCAGTCTCAGGATGAAATATAACTTACAACTTGATTTCAGTATTGCTCCTACCAGGTTTGTCCAAAGTCACACTATCATCTTAAAGTAGCCAGAGGCCATGGCGCATTTTAACACTGGTCAGGAAGTCAGATCTCAACTTTCACCTTTGCAAAGATAAACATGCTTCAAAAAACGCAGTCTGTTATTTAGGAGCTGGTGGAGTCAGATCACCCAGTGCTGCTACATGATCAACAAAGATCAGGAATGCTGCTCCCTTCAAGTGTTTCTGGCACACAGCCTAGCACAAGCCAAGCCAGAATGCTAAAGAGCCGACCAGAACTAGCCTCtcctttaaaacatttattcaaCATGAGTGTGCTGTGAACTcgggtttttttccatcaacATCTTCCATTAAAACACCAGAAGCTTTACCTGCATTTATATAAACCCCTTACTAAAGAGATATGCATGCATAACAGAGAACATACagttagaaaaaggaaatgctaaGCCTAAACTATGTTCCTCCTAATGCTCTGATCTAGGGAGAGCCTTTCCATTTCACAGTTAAAATGTTCAATGCTCACAAACGAAGGTTGCAGTCACTGGAATTAAGACAATGGCTCTGCATTACAAAGAGCTCAGAGCTGCACTGGCTTCAGATATTCTTGGTGCTGTCTCTGACAAATGTGCAGACCTGTCACTGCCACTAGCAGAGTGGTTtgtgtgcctgtgctggcaACTGCATCACGGAGCTCctttggctttaaaaaagaaattcctaCTAAAACTTTGGAAATACATGTGAAATGGTggccagggaaaggaaagaaaagcaaagtggCCTTGGGATTATGCTATGCCATTTTTCTTAACGGAACACTCTGTTTCATGTTGCAGTACTATCTGCAGTTAAGGCAAGAGTTAAGTGCCTCAGCTGTCCGTGAAGTGTCAAGCCCCACTGCCTTTTGCACAGACACCAGCAGGGTAACCTTCGCGGAATAACAAAGTTCTACAGAGCACTTGGCTCTGGTGGATCTGCATTTAAACTGGACCTATTGTCAAAGGAATAGAACAGTCTTTGTCTCCCCATCCTTCTGTTGATGGCCCATTCCTGTCCCACCCTCTCTTCAGATAAGAGTCACATCAGAGAATGCATGCAGCAGGCTGAAACGTGTGAAGTACTGCTTTATGTGAGGCTGTTCTTGTGGTCAGAGCAGCTCCAAAGTAAGGTTAAatcacacagctgcaggaatgcTTGTGCTGGCACCAGGTGGCCTCCCGGTAGCTGCTCTCCTACAACCCTGCACAGGATGATGGCGGTTATTAGGTTATCAGCTTTAACACTCGGGTGGTCACATTCCTCAGCACCTGAAGTGTGACCCGAGTACTAGCAAGGCTAACAAGTCTTACAGAGCAGCACCAGACAAATTCAAGGGCACCCCTTGAGAAAGACCAGTCATTAACTAACCTGTTACACTAGTTACATTGTATGTGACCCATTTTAACATTAACTGGAGTTAAGGCTCTCCAAAACATTTTCCCCCAGTGCTCTGCTTGAGAAGTGCACCCATGTGACCTCATGAGGGTCAAGGGCAAGGTCCTGCATCTGGGTCTGggcaaacaccccccccccccccccatatcaatacaggctgggggatgtAAGGGGTTGAGAGCAGTCCTGCAGAGGACTTGGTGGTACCATTGGACGAAAAAatggacatgagccagcaacatGTGCTCACAGGTCAGAGCTGACCATGTTCTGGGCTGCATCCAACGAtgcatgaccagcaggtcaagggaagcaattctgcccctctgctctcatgagacccacctggagcactgcatctGGCTCCGGAGTCCTTGGCACGGGAaagacacggacctgttggagcaggagagccacaaaaatgatcagaggtctggagcacctcttctaaGACGGGCTGAGAgaattggggttgttcagcccagagaagagactctggggagaccttattgtggcctttcagtacttaaagggggcttataagaaagatggggacaaacatTTTAGTGCGGCCcgtagcaataggacaaggcttagtggttttaaactgaaagagggtagattcagactagatagaagaaattttttatgatgagggtggtgaaacactaagagaggttgcccagaaaggtggcagatgccccatgcctgggaacattcaaggtcaggttggacagggctgtaagcaacctgatctagttgaagatgtccctgcttcctgcagggGGGGCTGGACTAGggggcctttaaaggtcccttccaacacaaaccattctatgattctgtaaacTACCAATATCATTCCAGccactgtgtatttttatatatttgagGAAGTCGAAGTCCTTCACAACTGAAATTTTACTGTGAAAGTTCTGAATTGCCTTGAAATTCTCAAGAGCTTTTCTCCAAAACGTCCCTTCCAGAGATGCTGATATTCAGGTCCTGGACCAAACACCGTACCTGAGGTTGTTTTACAGCAGGGCATCAAAGTTTTGTAGAACAAGTGAGGCTGAGAGACTGCTCAGAGACATTCTCCTCCATGTTCTCCCACAACCATGTGGCAGCaccttcagaaaacacttttctattCATTCCCAATAGTTCTAAACCTCTCTAACGAAATTTCAGCAATGTCCTCCCTCctgaagcagtgctgctgttaccACAGACAGCAATGCAAAGATGTTCAAAGGAAATGGTCTGAAACACTTGGAAGCTAAAGGTCACaataagcaggaaaagaaaatactttaccATGTACATGAGACTGTTGGAAACTTTTTGCCGGTGCAAACTGGAAATTTCCAGCTACCTGCAGGAGACAGTACTCTTTCATTAAAAGGCCTGAATCTATACAAATAAAGCAGTCATACTGGTGGTTGgattttcaaatttttgtttGAATAAGATAGACAACAAGCAACTCATTTTCATAAGTGACAATACCAGCAGATACTGTCCTAAAAGAGATATGaatttcccctcttcctcacAGGCAGTCATGTGGAAAGCCATCATCACATACCGATGTTGACAACAACTGTTCTATGCAGAGTATTTTAGTGGacataaaaatgagaagaagaaggaatCAAGTCTACTGGGAGAGAACTAACTGCTGctgtaggaaataaaaaggtatcacagaaaaggaaggataaAGTAACTGGGAGGGTAAGCAGGCAGGGTAAGAAAACCCTTAATACAATAAATAACAGTGGTCCTATGTATGCATCCATGAAAACAAGCCGTGttcaaaaataaagcactaaacctaccaccaaaaaaaaaccccacaaaaaaacccacactccAAAATCCTCCAAAAGACAAAggttattaaaattttaacctTGAATATGAAAAGGATATGGATATTAGACATCAGTCCTCCCCGACACTTGCTAGCAATCATACAACACCCTCCCCTGGAAGATTTCAATGCATCAAGCTCACATGCTACATTACACCTTTGAATGTCCGTGCAAACCTATCGCATATGTTAACTGCGGACCCGATGAGAATGGAGATGCGCAAAAGTCCAAGTGCCTAACAAGCGCCCCCAGAAATTTCCCTAGTGACAGCCACCCTTGGACCCTTGCTACCCACAGCACTCCCTTTTGAATCTTTCACCGGGGTGATGGCCCAGCTCTGAGTCGTGACTAAAGCAAGCCCAGTGGTAACCACGTCTGCGTGCATTTTTCCTTTACCAGTCAATACTGCTATAGTTGCCATTTAAATAAATGACTGAACATCAAGTGTTACTAACAGAAACTGATAACCATGGAGTTTCACGAAGATGGGTGTACACTTCCAATCTAACTTGCCACACACGTGGTGGAAATCAAACTAGCCATATACTTTTaccagacagcagaagaaattgctTGCTGCATGCAATACAATTTGATCGCTTCCAAAATGCCTCTCCTGGATGAGACTGTTTGCTCCCTGcaagtttctcttcctctctgttgATAATATAAGGAGCAAGAGCAACCGGTTCAGACCGAGTAATCCCAGTGGAGGCTGGCAACACAAATAAGGCAGGAGGCCTACATGTGTTAACAGAGAAttagatacagaaaagcagggtTTGACCCCAGACATTACATTCATCACGCCACAGCCTCTGAATACAGAAAGGCTGCTAAGTGACGCAACAGTAAGAATGCTATCACCACACTTCTGTGACAACAGGAGAAGCTCTCGTACCTACCCACTGTTCAGCTCTTGACTTAGTTTAGCCTTTCAggttttaagaacagaaaagttaaatctGAGTTACAACAAATCAGCAAATTTATTTCATGCCAATACACAGAACTACACTATCTCCCAGAAGAGATAATAAGGACCTCACGTTTTAGAAAGACAAAGTCAGGACAGTATTACCATTACATTGCAACACTACCAGAATCGTTCCCGGTTTGTATTGAAGTACAACAGTAAGTCATAACATGTAAAAAAACACAGAGGAGAGGTATATGTAGCCAAGGACCACTTACTCCAACTTGTAACTGATCAATCAACTGAAATCTATGAATCAGGTATGcattaacacacacaaagcaaacgTAGTAAGATGCGGGTTTAGGCTTAAGGGTCAAGTCAGTGGAGCCTTCCCTGGAGAGAGGCTCTTTAACCAGCTCGTCCCATTTGTGAGCCTCCTAGGATTTAAAGATGCAACCAAAGTCAAGTtttgccagagcagctgcttgaCGTCTAGTAGGAAAAGCCTGTTcactcagcagctttgctcctgaaatGCATCAATGAGTCCTTCTCCCAGTTTCAGAGGGACCAGGCAAAGACTTGCCTCACAAAAGTACCaagtataatatatatatacacacacagaggagctTGTCTGATCTGCCAGTGTAATAGATGTGTCCTATAAACTCTTCAAGAGTTTGTAGTGTTTAAAACGCTGTGAATTCAGCCGTCCCTTGTTCCCATGAATCTCATAGCAGGCATACGGTGATGGAAAGGCTATGAGAGCATCCATCCAAGAATGGCAGAATAGCATCTTACCATGTCTCTCGGCTTCTGGAGTCACACGATTGGCAGCTTTATCCAAGTGCTGTTTAAACGGCTTGTGCTCTacgtcctgctgctgctctcctgttaCATCCATGGCATCGATgctcaaatctgaaagcagtGAGCAAGGGAAGCGGTCTATGAACATACAAGTGTTATGACCTGTGGCAAactgaggaaatgaaaagacagaatctTTCACCCAGCACGGTAAGAACGTGCCAAACCGGGAGAGCGTGTACGGCTAGGACCAAGTGACCGACAGGGAATAAAACACAAGGTGCAGCACGCTAAATGGCCTTCCCAGGTACcgggtttggtttggtgtccCAGAAGGACTGTTTCCAACTTCCAAGAAAGCGTTACCCTGAAAGATAAACGTGCttaaggcaaaaagccaaaagcaaacccctcaaAGCCCAGAACCATTCTCAGGAACACACGAGTTAAGCCTAAAATTGGTTgaaagctgcctcctacctcTTCCCCCGccacctttcccccttcaacatcagcacatttccttgtgatcccttttcacaaaaaaaagattgagGCCTGTGGTATCAGCTtggtaccgaagcaccacgatgtGCTTGCTGGCTACATGCTCTCTTAGAAAGCTGACAGCTTCTCCACACACAACAGCTGAGGCTTCCAGTCTCTCTGGCCTTCCCACGCCCTGTGAAACGTGAGGAAGGCAAAGACCGATAACATCTCGGGGGGTCAGGAGGAAGTCAAGATGCACTACATCTAGAGCCCAACGCATTACCCAAAGGAATTACCACAGCAGAACAAGAGACAGGAACGATCGATAGACAGGCAGATAACATGTACAGCAATAATACCCACGTCAGACTTGCAGGACGCTTCCAGTCACTTCATCCCGcaactttgttttgaatttagttaaAAGGTAATCAGATTCTTAAcgctcattctgcttttataacttctggagaaaggctaacacgtggccTTGGCATTACAGTCATAATTCAAGTACCAAAATCACAGCAAAGCTGTGCCTTGTCAAGTGACTTTCAAAGCAGGCTCTCGAGCCTTTCAACAAGATAGTCAAATCTGGAGTCCCAAGGGAACTCTGTGCCAGCTACGTCAGTGCGACCAAGCTCTCTGACAAAGTACACCGCCATACAGAAACATAAGTGGGTTTATACCTCAGGCTCTTTCacaatctagaaaaataatactgcccGATCGGACACGCTGGTttaagcgcctagcaggcctGGCTGCGTAACCACGAGGGACCAACAATTCCTCCCCGGCTGTTGCCCAAGCCGCAGCGCAGCACACGGAGCCACGTGGGCCCTCGGCAAGTACAAAAgtgatccctccgtagtcagcagtccgactcacAAGCACAAGGCACACGTGGAAAAGTAACATCTAGACTGACCTTCAGTTTAGCTCCCCTTGATTTGTCAACGTACAATTCCGGATGAACCtaggtacaaagaaaaaacaaaagagccccgtttcactgggaagcaaatcAAAAGGCCTCTTGCATTCGGCTGCTCCGGCCCAGGAGCTGAATGTCAAGACACAGGATCAGCGAGACACCTGAACTGCTGCCTCCCAACCCTCCCCGGTAGTTAAACGCTTGCCCTTTGTAATACTTTTTAGAGAAATCAGCAGTCAGGGGCGAGGGGTGGGGATTCCACCGCCGGCTTTCTTTCCCTTGCCtgctcgcaggggcgggaagaggctcccGAGCcacccccccgcgacagcgttaccgcaggccccgaggcagcctctgcggcccgcgggggccggcagccccagccgcctgccacggctcaggccagcggctgagggaaagacaaagccccgcgcacAGCTGCGGCGGCTGcagcggctgcccgggcagcccggaggcggcgggtgggcggcggggcgccgcgggccgacccctctcccgggccccgccgccacaagcgagcaccggggccgccccgccgccgctcctcgcctcCTCGCTGAGGTAGCGGCGCAGCTccgagagacaaaaaaaaaaacaaccaaaaaaaggcAGCCCCatgaggagcccgctgaccaccgtcactgccggggagacgagaaccggcggcagccccgccggtcccgggccgggccgcccgcctgcctcagcctgcccgccgccggcaccaggcgctccctgccgcggccgagcgccggcccgccacatcccccccactcggccgctgcccgccggcccccgcccgcccttcagcccgagcgctcacccagcgcgccgccgcacgtcccggcccgaaactCTTCCaggctcccggcgaaggctccgcaccTCCACCGCCACTgcagcgcgccgcgcgggccggaaATGAACCCACCTTCCGGGGCCGTATGCGTAGCCCATACgtacgaggccggaagccccgcccctttgGCGTCAAGTCgtttctgcgcatgcgctgcccggTTGGTGaagcgctgctgccacctagcgaaatttAAATGGGTACTGCAGTCGGTCCTGTTGGTTGAGCGCTGCTGCCATCGAGCGAAATATAATTGGGTACAGCAAccggcccggttggtggagcgctgctgccatctagcgaaatatatttgggtactgcagccggcccagttggtggagcgctgctgccacctagcgaaatataattgggtactgcagccggcccggttggtggagcgctgctgccacctagcgacatgtaattgggtactgcagcc from Falco biarmicus isolate bFalBia1 chromosome 3, bFalBia1.pri, whole genome shotgun sequence carries:
- the LOC130145389 gene encoding uncharacterized protein LOC130145389 isoform X11, whose protein sequence is MRRNDLTPKGRGFRPRTYGLRIRPRKVGSFPARAARCSGGGGAEPSPGAWKSFGPGRAAARWVHPELYVDKSRGAKLKFATGHNTCMFIDRFPCSLLSDLSIDAMDVTGEQQQDVEHKPFKQHLDKAANRVTPEAERHGSWKFPVCTGKKFPTVSCTW
- the LOC130145389 gene encoding uncharacterized protein LOC130145389 isoform X2, encoding MRRNDLTPKGRGFRPRTYGLRIRPRKVGSFPARAARCSGGGGAEPSPGAWKSFGPGRAAARWVHPELYVDKSRGAKLKFATGHNTCMFIDRFPCSLLSDLSIDAMDVTGEQQQDVEHKPFKQHLDKAANRVTPEAERHGLLPYLCCQPPLGLLGLNRLLLLLILSTERKRNLQGANSLIQERHFGSDQIVLHAASNFFCCLVKVYG
- the LOC130145389 gene encoding endoplasmic reticulum-Golgi intermediate compartment protein 3-like isoform X8; this translates as MRRNDLTPKGRGFRPRTYGLRIRPRKVGSFPARAARCSGGGGAEPSPGAWKSFGPGRAAARWVHPELYVDKSRGAKLKFATGHNTCMFIDRFPCSLLSDLSIDAMDVTGEQQQDVEHKPFKQHLDKAANRVTPEAERHDQYDALHQTSLIWKGLSRHCESSGWDRPHCTPS
- the LOC130145389 gene encoding endoplasmic reticulum-Golgi intermediate compartment protein 3-like isoform X12, translated to MRRNDLTPKGRGFRPRTYGLRIRPRKVGSFPARAARCSGGGGAEPSPGAWKSFGPGRAAARWVHPELYVDKSRGAKLKFATGHNTCMFIDRFPCSLLSDLSIDAMDVTGEQQQDVEHKPFKQHLDKAANRVTPEAERHGVRREQE
- the LOC130145389 gene encoding endoplasmic reticulum-Golgi intermediate compartment protein 3-like isoform X6, whose translation is MRRNDLTPKGRGFRPRTYGLRIRPRKVGSFPARAARCSGGGGAEPSPGAWKSFGPGRAAARWVHPELYVDKSRGAKLKFATGHNTCMFIDRFPCSLLSDLSIDAMDVTGEQQQDVEHKPFKQHLDKAANRVTPEAERHDQYDALHQTSLIWKGLSRHCESSGWDRPHCTPRHTALRRRLQF
- the LOC130145389 gene encoding uncharacterized protein LOC130145389 isoform X10 is translated as MRRNDLTPKGRGFRPRTYGLRIRPRKVGSFPARAARCSGGGGAEPSPGAWKSFGPGRAAARWVHPELYVDKSRGAKLKFATGHNTCMFIDRFPCSLLSDLSIDAMDVTGEQQQDVEHKPFKQHLDKAANRVTPEAERHDLKAATAKPHLALQLPLFSMGL
- the LOC130145389 gene encoding endoplasmic reticulum-Golgi intermediate compartment protein 3-like isoform X4 → MRRNDLTPKGRGFRPRTYGLRIRPRKVHPELYVDKSRGAKLKFATGHNTCMFIDRFPCSLLSDLSIDAMDVTGEQQQDVEHKPFKQHLDKAANRVTPEAERHDQYDALHQTSLIWKGLSRHCESSGWDRPHCTPRCRFITSADANGNHIFLLARRPQKVTQILLPSHQVGSGFVQNNRVPVSESASV
- the LOC130145389 gene encoding endoplasmic reticulum-Golgi intermediate compartment protein 3-like isoform X7, which produces MRRNDLTPKGRGFRPRTYGLRIRPRKVGSFPARAARCSGGGGAEPSPGAWKSFGPGRAAARWVHPELYVDKSRGAKLKFATGHNTCMFIDRFPCSLLSDLSIDAMDVTGEQQQDVEHKPFKQHLDKAANRVTPEAERHDQYDALHQTSLIWKGLSRHCESSGWDRPHCTPR
- the LOC130145389 gene encoding uncharacterized protein LOC130145389 isoform X9 → MRRNDLTPKGRGFRPRTYGLRIRPRKVGSFPARAARCSGGGGAEPSPGAWKSFGPGRAAARWVHPELYVDKSRGAKLKFATGHNTCMFIDRFPCSLLSDLSIDAMDVTGEQQQDVEHKPFKQHLDKAANRVTPEAERHGAGSSRLLMLMEITYSCWQEGHRK
- the LOC130145389 gene encoding uncharacterized protein LOC130145389 isoform X1 — its product is MRRNDLTPKGRGFRPRTYGLRIRPRKVGSFPARAARCSGGGGAEPSPGAWKSFGPGRAAARWVHPELYVDKSRGAKLKFATGHNTCMFIDRFPCSLLSDLSIDAMDVTGEQQQDVEHKPFKQHLDKAANRVTPEAERHDQYDALHQTSLIWKGLSRHCESSGWDRPHCTPRCRFITSADANGNHIFLLARRPQKVTQILLPSHQVGSGFVQNNRVPVSESASV
- the LOC130145389 gene encoding endoplasmic reticulum-Golgi intermediate compartment protein 3-like isoform X5 — its product is MGYAYGPGRWVHFRPARRAAVAVEVHPELYVDKSRGAKLKFATGHNTCMFIDRFPCSLLSDLSIDAMDVTGEQQQDVEHKPFKQHLDKAANRVTPEAERHDQYDALHQTSLIWKGLSRHCESSGWDRPHCTPRCRFITSADANGNHIFLLARRPQKVTQILLPSHQVGSGFVQNNRVPVSESASV